The following are from one region of the Aequoribacter fuscus genome:
- a CDS encoding cold-shock protein, which translates to MSDRVSGKVKWFNNAKGYGFIERENESDDVFVHFRSIQGEGFRTLNEGQAVEFTLTTGPKGLQAEDVLAK; encoded by the coding sequence ATGTCTGATCGTGTCAGTGGAAAAGTTAAGTGGTTCAACAACGCTAAAGGCTACGGCTTTATTGAGCGTGAAAACGAAAGCGATGACGTGTTTGTACATTTCCGATCCATCCAAGGAGAGGGCTTTCGCACTCTCAATGAAGGACAAGCCGTCGAGTTCACGCTGACGACAGGCCCAAAAGGGCTGCAAGCCGAAGACGTGCTGGCTAAATAG
- a CDS encoding TatD family hydrolase, giving the protein MKIFDPDIVTLLPSFKTALIETHCHLDYLNDNDLDRALDLARSVGIDRVITIAVSPENLDTVLEIANSREQVWTTQGIHPHESNAYSDSVHSKIEEQCQHSKVVAIGEIGLDYYYDHSDRQAQIIAFERQLDIAISRDLPVVIHSRDADEDMLAILRERAPNLSQKGVIHSFTSGQALAEAALELGFYLGFNGITTFKNAHNVRAIVELTPVERIVLETDSPYLTPVPYRGKPNAPHLLGLIATQIAEIKDLPVETCLQTVRANSLRLFWNQ; this is encoded by the coding sequence ATGAAAATTTTTGATCCCGACATTGTGACGCTACTGCCGTCGTTCAAAACGGCGCTCATCGAAACGCATTGTCATCTCGATTACCTCAACGATAATGATTTAGATCGCGCGCTTGATCTGGCCCGCTCAGTCGGCATAGATCGAGTCATTACGATAGCCGTGTCACCAGAGAATCTTGATACTGTTCTTGAAATTGCGAACAGTCGTGAACAAGTGTGGACGACGCAAGGGATTCATCCGCACGAGTCGAATGCCTACAGCGATAGCGTACACAGCAAAATTGAAGAACAATGCCAGCACAGTAAGGTTGTCGCCATCGGTGAAATTGGACTCGATTACTACTACGACCACAGTGATCGGCAAGCGCAAATCATCGCCTTCGAGCGCCAACTCGACATCGCCATATCGCGGGATTTACCTGTCGTCATACACTCGCGTGACGCGGATGAGGATATGCTAGCGATACTCCGAGAACGAGCACCAAACCTCTCGCAGAAAGGTGTAATACACAGCTTCACATCGGGGCAAGCGCTGGCCGAAGCAGCGCTTGAGCTGGGTTTTTATCTGGGTTTCAATGGCATCACGACGTTCAAAAATGCGCATAACGTCCGCGCCATTGTCGAACTCACGCCGGTCGAACGCATCGTGCTTGAAACCGATTCCCCCTATTTGACACCGGTGCCCTATCGCGGAAAGCCCAACGCACCCCATTTGCTTGGACTGATTGCTACACAGATCGCAGAGATTAAAGATCTACCTGTCGAGACCTGTTTGCAAACAGTGCGAGCTAACAGCCTACGTTTGTTTTGGAATCAATAG